From Ramlibacter agri, a single genomic window includes:
- a CDS encoding aconitase family protein, with the protein GVLLDAGAELLPTACGACSGYGGSIPDGANVVATTARNFKGRMGSATAQVYLASPYTVAASALRGRITDPREVLA; encoded by the coding sequence GGGCGTGCTGCTGGACGCGGGAGCCGAACTGCTCCCCACAGCCTGCGGTGCCTGCTCCGGCTACGGCGGCAGCATCCCGGACGGCGCCAACGTGGTGGCGACCACCGCGCGCAACTTCAAGGGCCGCATGGGCTCGGCGACCGCGCAGGTCTACCTGGCCTCGCCGTACACGGTGGCAGCCTCCGCGCTGCGAGGCCGCATCACCGACCCGCGCGAGGTGCTGGCATGA